A single Fusarium oxysporum Fo47 chromosome IV, complete sequence DNA region contains:
- a CDS encoding peptidase S8/S53 domain-containing protein — MAAPLVIPRGVDEAESKYIVVMETNAVSKAVASTVTKIVSNADYTYSNLFNGFSASLTKSELKDLLNDPNIDFIEKVSTMHGASTQKNAPWGLARISNKLPGKDHTTYTYDESAGEGTCTYVLDTGIEVDHPEFEGRARFVQNFVDNADLDANGHGTHIAGAIGSKTYGVAKKTQLFAIKVLNEYTAGQTSGILAGMDFIFEDATTRNCPKGIVVNMSVSVASSPAINATARYIVKSGYFLAVGAGNDDTDAPRVSPSNEPMACTVGATAQNDTRASFSNYGVSVDVFAPGVDIKSTWIKGGVKLESGTSMATPHVTGLAAYLLGLKDIKASELCNLIASMCLKDVMKGIPENTVNLLIQNGEAINTSLTVRSDFTGVAGLGIGRVVGGCFKGV, encoded by the exons ATGGCTGCACCTCTAGTCATCCCTCGTGGGGTTGACGAGGCCGAGAGCAAGTACATCGTCGTCATGGAGACCAACGCGGTTTCTAAAGCAGTCGCCAGTACCGTTACCAAAATTGTATCCAATGCCGACTACACCTACTCCAATCTTTTCAACGGCTTCTCAGCTAGCCTTACCAAATCCGAGCTGAAAGATCTACTCAACGACCCCAACATCGATTTCATTGAAAAGGTCTCCACCATGCATGGAGCATCTACCCAGAAAAACGCACCCTGGGGTCTAGCCCGGATTTCCAACAAACTACCAGGCAAGGATCATACAACTTACACCTATGACGAAAGTGCCGGTGAAGGCACATGCACTTATGTTCTCGACACCGGTATCGAAGTCGACCACCCT GAATTTGAGGGTCGCGCCAGATTCGTGCAGAACTTTGTTGATAATGCTGACTTGGATGCTAATGGTCATGGGACTCACATTGCGGGCGCCATTGGGTCTAAAACGTATGGTGTCGCAAAGAAGACGCAGCTCTTCGCTATCAAGGTTCTAAATGAGTACACAGCGGGTCAGAC GTCGGGAATTCTCGCGGGTATGGACTTTATTTTTGAAGATGCTACTACTCGAAACTGTCCCAAGGGCATTGTGGTCAATATGTCTGTTAGTGTTGCTTCTTCACCAGCTATCAACGCAACAGCTAGATATATCGTGAAGTCAGGGTATTTTCTCGCTGTAGGAGCTGGCAACGATGACACAGACGCACCTCGCGTTTCGCCAAGTAATGAACCTATGGCCTGCACTGTTGGAGCAACCGCCCAGAACGATACCAGAGCCTCATTCTCCAACTACGGTGTTTCTGTAGACGTTTTCGCCCCTGGCGTCGATATCAAGAGTACCTGGATCAAAGGAGGTGTCAAACTCGAGTCAGGCACATCAATGGCAACACCACACGTCACTGGCCTCGCGGCTTATCTTTTGGgcctcaaggatatcaaggcATCAGAATTATGCAACCTTATTGCATCCATGTGTCTGAAAGACGTCATGAAGGGTATTCCTGAAAACACGGTCAACCTCTTAATCCAGAACGGCGAAGCGAT AAACACTTCTCTCACAGTTCGATCCGACTTTACCGGCGTGGCAGGTCTTGGCATCGGACG GGTGGTTGGCGGGTGTTTCAAGGGGGTATAA
- a CDS encoding transmembrane amino acid transporter protein-domain-containing protein, with protein sequence MDTITPQTASKNATNKDSTLDPDQIARIDHSYDQAIGTVTDFEKQKTAEGEAHFRRLGWKRLAVILIVEAIGLGTFSLPGAFATLGIVAGVFCCIALGFMAIYTAWIIGKIKVLYPSIKHYGDIGGLLMGRFGEELFGAMYVLQLILITASFVLTGSIALNILADDKVCGLIFSAVSGFMLFILAIMPSFAEAAILGYIDLVCIMTAIGIAVIASGVNASNQPGGIGASDWSAWPDPDATFKDGMVAICNIIFAYCFAMYMTPFMDEMHTPEDFMKSVWTLGGVEIFIYTLSGSLIYVFVGKDVASPALQSLPGVLPKVAFGVALPMIFISGAIGNTVTAKYVHLRFYKNSIVRFVNTPKGWVTWLLTLAGITIISWVLGEAIPFFNDLLSLSSALFVSGFILYFPAVMWYKLICRGKWYARENILHAVACIFTFIFGLLVLVGGTYATALDIQHHYEIGAFRTPFSCEA encoded by the exons ATGGATACCATCACACCACAGACCGCGTCCAAGAACGCGACAAACAAAGACTCTACCCTTGATCCTGATCAGATTGCTCGCATCGACCATTCCTACGACCAAGCCATCGGCACAGTAACCGACTTCGAGAAACAGAAAACCGCTGAAGGCGAAGCTCACTTCCGTCGTTTAGGATGGAAGCGACTCGCTGTTATCCTCATCGTTGAGGCCATTGGTCTTGGAACATTCAGTCTTCCAGGTGCCTTTGCGACACTCGGCATCGTCGCGGGTGTCTTCTGCTGTATTGCCTTGGGCTTTATGGCCATATACACAGCGTGGATCATCGGAAAGATCAAGGTCCTGTATCCTTCGATCAAACATTATGGAGATATCGGTGGCTTGCTCATGGGAAGGTTTGGTGAGGAGTTGTTTGGCGCTATGTATGTGCTgcagctcatcctcatcacgGCCTCTTTCGTCCTCACTGGCAGTATTGCCCTGAATATCTTGGCCGACGATAAGGTTTGCGGTCTTATCTTCAGCGCTGTTTCGGGCTTCATGCTCTTCATTCTAGCTATCATGCCTTCGTTCGCCGAGGCCGCCATCTTAGGTTACATCGACCTGGTCTGCATCATGACAGCCATTGGTATTGCTGTCATTGCATCCGGCGTGAATGCTTCCAACCAGCCTGGTGGCATTGGTGCTTCAGACTGGTCTGCGTGGCCTGACCCTGATGCCACTTTCAAGGATGGCATGGTGGCTATCTGCAACATCATCTTTGCTTATTGCTTTGCCATGTACATGACTCCTTTCATGGATGAGATGCATACGCCTGAGGACTTTATGAAGTCTGTCTGGACTCTTGGAGGTGTTGAGATCTTTATCTATACCCTAAGCGGTTCTCTTATCTATGTCTTCGTTGGCAAGGACGTGGCCAGTCCTGCTCTCCAGTCTTTACCTGGAGTTCTACCAAAGGTGGCCTTTGGTGTGGCTCTCCCCATGATCTTCATCTCGGGTGCCATTGGCAATACCGTCACTGCCAAATATGTTCATCTGAGATTCTACAAAAACTCGATCGTTCGATTCGTCAATACGCCCAAGGGTTGGGTGACTTGGCTTCTCACTCTTGCTGGCATCACAATCATCTCTTGGGTTCTCGGCGAGGCAATTCCCTTCTTCAACGACCTTCTCTCACTCAGCTCCGCCCTTTTCGTATCTGGATTCATTCTGTACTTCCCAGCGGTTATGTGGTACAAGCTGATTTGCAGAGGCAAGTGGTATGCCAGAGAGAATATTCTCCACGCCGTTGCTTGCATTTTTACATTTATCTTCGGCCTGCTGGTCCTTGTTGGAGGAACATATGCCACAGCTTTGGATATC CAACATCATTATGAGATCGGAGCTTTCCGTACACCATTTTCGTGCGAGGCGTAA
- a CDS encoding Vta1 like-domain-containing protein, whose amino-acid sequence MAEPLPAALKIPEVSRFINRANQLRSIKPAIAYWCEYHAVNQIVGKSLHTTDDDTFEFTKTLIERLEATKTERADDDAIVDNAAGQAYVEQFAQQTFERAERTMRANKVTRQTADTFDAAATFFDLTREWGEPDPEVVKKIKFAKWNAARILKAIREGKDPNETNPNAPEPEPEVALDPSDPEVQLLSGAPRASVEDAPDAGEPPSVPTFTDAPPRIPDDPGYFPPQPEHQPQAPEPFVPSPLSQSPTPGLSGGPPPPPPVGLPPAVSPVPESPAQPATQIPPQPSPQIPTKLPSQFAPPPPEPFTPSAPPSWTTTPSAPHPAASNPAPVIRQAPAPQPPAPAPAQTTGFATDQRDINQAQKHAKWAISALNFEDVPTAVQELRNALRMLGAQ is encoded by the exons ATGGCAGAACCTCTTCCAGCTGCGCTCAAAATCCCTGAAGTCAGTCGCTTCATCAATCGCGCAAATCAGCTGAGAAGCATCAAGCCCGCCATCGCATACTGGT GTGAATACCATGCGGTAAACCAAATCGTGGGCAAGAGCCTGCATACCACCGACGACGATACCTTTGAGTTCACAAAGACACTGATCGAACGCCTCGAGGCAACCAAGACGGAACgagctgatgatgatgcgatcGTAGATAACGCTGCGGGACAAGCTTATGTTGAGCAATTCGCTCAGCAGACGTTTGAACGAGCTGAGCGCACTATGCGCGCTAACAAGGTGACGAG ACAAACCGCCGACACATTCGACGCTGCTGCGACGTTCTTCGACCTCACCCGCGAATGGGGTGAGCCTGATCCCGAagtcgtcaagaagatcaaatTCGCCAAATGGAACGCTGCTCGAATCCTAAAGGCTATTCGCGAGGGCAAGGATCCCAACGAGACGAACCCCAATGCCCCTGAGCCTGAACCAGAAGTTGCCCTTGACCCCTCCGATCCTGAAGTCCAACTCCTATCTGGAGCCCCCCGCGCTTCGGTTGAGGATGCACCAGATGCCGGAGAACCACCTAGTGTTCCTACCTTCACGGATGCGCCGCCTAGAATTCCAGATGACCCTGGGTATTTCCCTCCTCAACCAGAGCACCAGCCCCAGGCGCCGGAGCCATTCGTCCCATCGCCTTTGAGTCAGAGTCCTACGCCAGGTCTATCTGGtggtcctcctcctcctccacccGTTGGTCTACCACCTGCTGTGTCTCCTGTGCCAGAGTCCCCAGCACAGCCTGCGACACAGATCCCTCCTCAGCCATCACCTCAAATTCCCACCAAGCTTCCCTCACAATTTGCTCCTCCCCCGCCTGAACCATTCACCCCTTCAGCACCTCCATCCTGGACAACAACTCCGAGCGCCCCTCATCCTGCTGCGTCAAACCCCGCACCTGTGATTCGTCAGGCCCCTGCTCCCCagcctccagctccagctccagcgcAGACTACCGGTTTTGCAACAGATCAACGGGATATCAACCAGGCGCAGAAGCACGCCAAGTGGGCGATATCCGCACTTAACTTTGAAGATGTTCCCACTGCGGTTCAGGAGCTGCGCAATGCACTTAGAATGCTTGGGGCTCAGTAA
- a CDS encoding uncharacterized protein (expressed protein), translating to MDGNDTKLRGLKACTVCANAKVRCDMVLGQKRCTRCERLNKECISQPRGSHSRRSHSKGGTYARDDLLRLESKFDSVANLLSSSSTTTLPSITIATHPRKASSATSSSSQTPPESQSPIHALFSFPLSSGSHRLAYKMLETYCQEMMPLFPFVWIGLDESPEKLFQERPMLYMAIMVVTCQENIEVQQELAQKYREEIGRRIWTLTEKNLQLLQGILVFLAWYQTHWVLGHQLSNLMYMAMSLVTELGLDKEPSSGTRTAPGVLTEITKKQEPQPVRTSDERRCHLGVFWLNSLLRICVKDIVPMPSRPSINNSCSILEAGLESPWDTYLVQLVRIQLVASSISATLYQDLDRNEAQISHTLFMATSHVERQVQDLGATLHQGSRLQAPLTMSFHMLQVYLYKIGIDERLHESTDPTLLPAADPSPHALRCSYLLVSCLNAVKAVIENFLLLTSPTILSMPYTYWIQMGHCINMFSRLLVTHSTLWDPNLVTGIHDFTSTLERLAVKIEGAMSEGAGMTPPRYLPSMFNQMRGKLIDICRKVGESSKAMAQGYVGTPTAPESFDTGNMIMDEETEALLFSFLGDGDFL from the exons ATGGACGGCAATGACACGAAACTCAGAGGTCTCAAGGCTTGCACGGTCTGTGCTAATGCAAAAGTCAGATGTGATATGGTGTTGGGCCAGAAGCGGTGTACAAG ATGTGAGAGATTGAATAAGGAGTGTATTTCTCAGCCTAGGGGGAGTCATAGTCGGAGGAGTCATTCGAAAGGAGGGACTTATGCGCGAGA TGATCTTCTAAGACTAGAGTCCAAGTTCGATTCAGTCGCAAACCTcctatcatcctcatcaacaaccacaCTTCCCTCGATAACAATAGCAACTCATCCAAGAAAAGCGTCATCAGCTACTAGTTCAAGCTCACAAACGCCACCAGAATCTCAATCACCCATCCACGCACTCTTTTCATTCCCGTTATCATCTGGCTCGCACCGTCTGGCTTACAAAATGCTAGAAACTTATTGTCAAGAGATGATGCCACTTTTTCCCTTCGTGTGGATAGGCTTGGATGAAAGTCCGGAGAAGTTGTTTCAGGAACGGCCGATGCTGTATATGGCCATCATGGTGGTTACTTGTCAGGAGAATATTGAGGTTCAGCAGGAACTTGCGCAGAAGTATCGGGAGGAGATTGGGCGGAGAATATGGACGCTTACGGAGAAGAATCTTCAGTTGCTTCAAGGGATTTTGGTTTTCCTCGCTTG GTATCAAACCCATTGGGTTCTTGGTCACCAACTCAGCAATCTCATGTACATGGCCATGTCACTGGTCACAGAGCTCGGCCTCGACAAAGAGCCTTCATCAGGAACCAGGACTGCACCAGGCGTTTTGACTGAAATCACCAAGAAGCAAGAGCCTCAGCCTGTCAGGACAAGTGATGAGAGAAGATGTCACCTGGGAGTCTTTTGGTTGAATTCCTT ACTAAGGATTTGTGTCAAAGACATTGTACCGATGCCCTCACGACCTTCCATCAACAATAGCTGCTCAATTCTCGAAGCAGGTTTGGAATCTCCCTGGGACACATATCTTGTTCAACTAGTGAGGATACAACTCGTTGCTAGTTCTATCAGTGCAACGCTGTACCAAGACTTGGATAGAAACGAGGCACAGATCTCACATACGCTATTCATGGCAACCTCGCATGTGGAGAGGCAGGTACAAGATCTCGGAGCAACTCTGCACCAAGGATCCCGTCTACAAG CACCATTGACCATGTCATTCCACATGCTCCAAGTCTACCTCTACAAAATCGGCATCGACGAACGCCTCCACGAATCAACCGACCCGACCCTCCTCCCCGCCGCCGACCCCTCCCCTCACGCCCTCCGCTGCTCCTATCTTCTCGTATCATGTCTCAACGCCGTCAAAGCCGTAATCGAAAACTTCCTACTCCTAACATCCCCCACCATCCTCTCCATGCCGTACACCTACTGGATCCAAATGGGACACTGCATAAACATGTTTTCCCGACTATTGGTTACACACTCCACCCTCTGGGATCCGAACCTCGTCACGGGCATACACGATTTCACGTCGACGCTGGAAAGACTGGCGGTCAAGATTGAGGGTGCTATGAGTGAGGGGGCGGGTATGACGCCGCCGAGATATTTGCCGTCTATGTTTAATCAGATGAGGGGGAAGTTGATTGATATCTGTAGGAAGGTTGGGGAGAGCTCGAAGGCTATGGCGCAGGGATATGTTGGAACCCCAACGGCGCCGGAGAGTTTTGATACGGGGAATATGATTATGGATGAAGAGACTGAGGCTTTGTTGTTTAGTTTTCTGGGCGATGGAGACTTCCTATGA
- a CDS encoding kinase-like domain-containing protein, which produces MSTTTMRPRVFAYAKFNIDALISLATNLRGRPCTVDTSTRPKAGSTHWVIFITFEDGIEWVFRSPRGGSSAIITEESASKLFISEAATLKYLRTLGSIPVPEVFSFSGNADSDIGVPYILMSKASGRPLSEYDWIELSRIEGYPTRRSLLPLTDQDREKVMNQLGAIMSRLSDCHFDKIGSLLEDSHGNTFVGECLSPSLLWQHRDELEGIDRGPFDQESQYLQSLVSAFKAHAEELLLSPHSFFAPIPDPFEYPNWTSYRQAVERWRAFCSIGDKVEGNKNRLSFCIAAQFLNEMVPSLTSTDENYVLCHPDLHLGNIFVDEDFNITSIIDWSSASSSPLAELLTTPGLNGSLSAPQRSLITAFRSGFCSGTQNPEPEQWERADKMWYFLRLVRMLSTQDYTHFKSLYELVYRKESDDIPQLFYERSIQESGKAIFAKLCQESPDEEEEEEHDRGCNNQLSKSADFAMARKLTLMSEMNHNFVADRRLWLWILPKPWLSRERDAQSSIIRSAELSYI; this is translated from the exons ATGTCTACCACCACCATGCGACCGAGAGTTTTTGCATATGCCAAATTTAATATCGATGCTCTTATCTCTCTGGCTACAAATCTTCGAGGCCGACCATGCACTGTTGATACATCAACGAGGCCTAAAGCGGGTAGTACGCACTGGGTTATCTTCATCACTTTCGAGGATGGCATCGAATGGGTTTTCAGGTCGCCCCGTGGCGGATCAAGCGCTATCATCACTGAAGAATCCGCATCTAAGCTATTCATTAGCGAAGCCGCGACTCTCAAGTATCTGAGGACTCTGGGTTCGATACCGGTACCAGAAGTCTTTTCGTTCAG TGGAAACGCTGACAGCGACATCGGCGTGCCATACATTCTCATGAGTAAGGCTAGTGGCCGTCCATTGTCTGAGTATGACTGGATTGAGCTGTCACGAATTGAAGGGTATCCGACTAGACGCTCACTTCTCCCTCTCACGGACCAAGATCGGGAGAAGGTAATGAATCAGTTGGGAGCGATTATGTCACGCCTCTCGGATTGTCATTTCGACAAGATCGGATCACTGTTGGAAGACAGTCATGGCAACACTTTCGTTGGTGAATGCCTCAGCCCCTCTCTCCTTTGGCAACACAGAGATGAGCTAGAAGGCATAGATCGAGGCCCTTTTGACCAGGAGAGCCAGTATCTTCAGTCCCTGGTTTCAGCATTCAAGGCTCATGCAGAGGAACTTCTACTTAGTCCCCACAGTTTCTTCGCTCCAATCCCTGATCCTTTCGAATATCCGAATTGGACTAGCTATCGCCAGGCAGTGGAAAGATGGCGAGCTTTCTGTTCTATTGGCGACAAAGTTGAAGGCAACAAGAACCGACTTTCCTTCTGTATCGCGGCCCAGTTCCTAAACGAAATGGTTCCCAGCCTGACCTCAACAGATGAAAATTATGTGCTCTGCCATCCTGATCTTCACCTAGGCAATatctttgttgatgaggactTTAACATCACATCTATCATCGACTGGAGTTCTGCATCATCGAGTCCTCTGGCAGAGCTACTTACTACCCCGGGACTAAATGGCTCACTTTCAGCCCCTCAAAGGTCGCTCATTACTGCTTTCAGATCGGGCTTTTGCAGTGGTACTCAAAACCCGGAACCTGAACAATGGGAAAGGGCTGACAAAATGTGGTACTTTCTCAGGTTGGTTCGAATGCTTTCTACACAAGACTACACTCACTTCAAGTCATTATATGAGCTTGTGTACAGGAAGGAATCGGATGATATCCCTCAACTATTCTACGAGAGGAGCATACAAGAGTCTGGCAAAGCCATCTTTGCTAAGTTGTGCCAAGAGAGTcctgatgaggaagaggaagaggagcatGATAGGGGTTGCAATAACCAGCTCAGCAAATCAGCTGATTTCGCCATGGCGAGAAAGCTCACACTGATGTCCGAAATGAACCACAACTTTGTTGCGGATAGGAGATTATGGCTCTGGATCCTGCCAAAGCCATGGCTTTCCAGAGAGCGTGATGCTCAATCCTCTATTATCAGATCAGCTGAACTGAGTTATATCTAG
- a CDS encoding uncharacterized protein (expressed protein), which yields MCSFLIRDKNAEARDKNQFKYRHTNCVFNPPDGKYIVRSDPVECLIAGQRQFWQAGPHAITHKPRATIDHSAKPTFKTVNWSGGAGGGHQLRKKSPVGTVRYESNSPKPVFKTVNWNGGGNPVRSESPRGTTFRLSLTPFRDISDNAMHKLIKEGRGFGLCNRESGFGFSFTNGEDMVIGPQGMR from the exons ATGTGCTCTTTTCTCATCCGCGACAAAAACGCCGAAGCTCGTGACAAGAACCAGTTCAAGTATCGTCACACCAATTGTGTGTTCAACCCCCCGGATGGCAAATACATCGTCCGAAGTGATCCCGTGGAATGCCTTATAGCCGGTCAACGTCAATTCTGGCAGGCTGGACCCCATGCTATCACACATAAACCAAGGGCCACCATTGACCACAGTGCCAAGCCCACCTTCAAGACGGTCAACTGGAGTGGCGGGGCCGGCGGGGGACACCAGTTGCGAAAGAAATCTCCCGTAGGCACGGTTCGTTACGAATCTAATAGCCCCAAGCCTGTCTTCAAGACGGTTAACTGGAACGGTGGGGGGAACCCAGTGCGATCGGAATCTCCCCGAGGTACGACTTTTCGGCTT AGTCTGACGCCATTTCGTGACATATCTGATAATGCTATGCACAAGCTTATCAAGGAAGGGAGGGGGTTTGGGCTCTGTAATCGTGAATCTGGATTTGGGTTTTCTTTCACCAACGGGGAGGATATGGTTATTGGCCCTCAAGGGATGAGATAG
- a CDS encoding GDSL lipase/esterase, translated as MKMFSALLTGLYGSFLAHAYPVDHPAKFSRLIVFGDSFSDNGNGSWVVSNGTWPVDPAYYHHSFSNGPKWNDVVAKQLNLELINLATGGATTNNDFVAGGTGAESTIPVPSAADQVLSFLSWDKPQAGDIFVHWIGANDILFNTSITGGQITSLINENVNRLYQAGAKTIILANYLNATTFPATYNSSTYNIPSVQDYVPALTKGLEQIAAGYSAYAKTAVIDVQDLFNDIFSDPKAYGFDEDYVNPPTACLTGVYTSEGVPRHLCSDPEKHIFFDSYHPVKEVHALVAKLFVESIEGFSA; from the exons atgAAAATGTTCAGCGCTTTGCTGACAGGCCTTTACGGCAGCTTTTTGGCACATGCGTATCCCGTTGACCACCCTGCCAAGTTCTCCAGGCTTATCGTTTTTGGTGATAGTTTCAGTGATAACGGGAATGGTTCTTGGGTCGTGAGCAATGGGACTTGGCCTGTTGATCCAGCATACTACCATCACTCTTTCTC TAATGGACCGAAATGGAACGATGTAGTGGCCAAGCAGCTGAAtcttgagctcatcaacctcgcGACGGGTGGAGCGACTACGAACAATGATTTCGTCGCTGGAGGTACAGGTGCTGAGTCGACGATTCCTGTGCCTTCAGCTGCCGATCAAGTTCTGTCGTTTCTATCTTGGGATAAACCTCAGGCTGGTGATATCTTTGTTCATTGGATTGGTGCCAATGATATTCTTTTCAACACAAGTATTACTGGTGGGCAGATCACGAGTTTGATCAACGAGAACGTCAACAGATTATATCAAGCCG GTGCAAAGACTATCATCTTAGCAAATTATCTCAACGCGACGACCTTTCCAGCAACATATAATTCCTCAACCTACAACATCCCCAGCGTGCAAGACTACGTCCCCGCCTTGACAAAGGGTCTCGAGCAGATTGCAGCAGGATACTCAGCATACGCCAAAACCGCAGTGATCGACGTGCAGGATCTATTCAACGACATATTTTCGGATCCCAAGGCGTACGGGTTCGATGAAGACTATGTTAATCCTCCGACTGCCTGTCTCACCGGCGTTTATACGAGCGAGGGTGTTCCACGACATTTATGCAGTGATCCCGAGAAGCATATTTTCTTCGATTCATATCACCCCGTTAAAGAGGTACATGCTTTGGTAGCTAAGTTGTTTGTGGAGAGTATTGAGGGGTTCTCggcttga
- a CDS encoding uncharacterized protein (expressed protein): MGRGDVPCHIIGKVFDENQQIMDLIDELAAEKEQNKAQLQRILDKIYRNIARYGDASEGKQSVEAYVYDGWRGLLNTIKAILRLLGTDFVGARMCLFLGAELIRHPGVPK; encoded by the coding sequence ATGGGGCGCGGAGATGTTCCCTGCCACATCATCGGCAAGGTCTTCGATGAGAACCAACAGATCATGGATCTTATCGACGAGCTCGCAGCAGAGAAAGAGCAAAACAAGGCCCAGCTGCAACGcattcttgacaagatctACAGGAATATCGCCAGATACGGTGATGCCTCAGAGGGCAAGCAAAGTGTTGAAGCTTATGTCTACGACGGATGGCGAGGCCTCCTAAACACCATTAAAGCTATCCTGAGACTGCTTGGTACCGACTTTGTAGGCGCCAGGATGTGTTTGTTTCTCGGTGCAGAACTCATCCGTCATCCCGGTGTCCCCAAATAG
- a CDS encoding major facilitator superfamily domain-containing protein — MNKTAVTIELDQNDDIGSPISPLKNQKLPGVLRMEAAASKLTTPKRWIFFTSIFFFSYALNLDFLTRNTYVPYATSSFGNHSLLATVNVIREVVAAAIQPSVARLTDVFGRIEIFTLAVVFSLVGTIIQTYSANIQTFAGGAVLHSLGYRISLLTIEIMIADFTSMKTRLFFAFVPNWPAIVNTWISGDVTSAILSATSWKWGVGMFAIINPICALPLIIFMFILGRQTKRSSLEQEKSGSSSWSASLKAFFWELDVIGVLLLTAALAMTLIPLTLAGGQSAKWKDAGILTTLVIGLILFPIFVIWERKASHPMLPFHLLKHRTVWGCLGISSIFPLAFMIIGNYLFSLLVVSYNFTVKDATRVALLYRFCAIVVGSLLGPIVIKVRRLKEVILTGIALWFVGFGLIYHFRGGSGSKSGVIGGEVIVGIGAGLFSWPTLVLIQTVAQHEYIGVLISLVFTANAIGQALGSCVSGAMWTQTLYKELEKNLAPFGNDTLASAVYASPLTVVPQYRLGSPERDAIGASYRYIQRNLSIVSLCLVVPMLVLGFCLHNPILSDQQTQLDETMESPKDPKQDTGNQA, encoded by the coding sequence ATGAATAAAACAGCTGTCACCATCGAGCTTGATCAAAACGACGATATAGGCTCTCCAATATCACCATTGAAAAATCAAAAGCTGCCAGGCGTGTTGCGTATGGAAGCAGCAGCCAGCAAACTTACAACCCCCAAACGATGGATCTTCTTCaccagcatcttcttcttcagctaCGCCCTCAACCTTGACTTCCTGACACGTAATACCTATGTCCCTTACGCCACATCATCCTTCGGAAATCACTCCCTCTTGGCTACGGTCAATGTCATCCGTGAAGTTGTGGCCGCTGCTATTCAACCATCAGTTGCCAGACTGACTGATGTCTTTGGACGCATCGAGATCTTCACTCTCGCTGTGGTTTTCAGCTTGGTTGGGACGATTATACAGACTTATTCGGCAAACATTCAGACTTTTGCCGGTGGTGCCGTGCTGCATTCGCTTGGGTATAGGATCTCATTGCTTACTATCGAGATCATGATCGCGGATTTCACgtcgatgaagacgaggcTGTTCTTTGCTTTTGTGCCGAACTGGCCTGCCATTGTCAATACTTGGATCAGTGGTGATGTCACATCCGCTATTCTTTCGGCGACTTCTTGGAAATGGGGAGTTGGAATGTTTGCAATCATCAACCCGATCTGCGCTCTgcctctcatcatcttcatgtTCATACTCGGGCGTCAGACAAAGCGGTCAAGCCTGGAGCAAGAGAAATCAGGATCCTCCTCTTGGAGTGCCTCTCTCAAGGCATTCTTTTGGGAGCTTGATGTCATCGGCGTGTTGCTCTTGACAGCTGCCCTAGCTATGACATTGATCCCTCTCACGCTGGCAGGCGGACAGAGTGCCAAGTGGAAAGACGCCGGCATCTTAACAACTCTGGTCATTGGCCTCATTCTCTTTCCAATTTTTGTCATCTGGGAAAGGAAGGCTAGTCATCCAATGCTCCCATTTCACCTTCTGAAGCATCGAACCGTTTGGGGTTGTCTCGGCATCAGTTCTATCTTCCCTCTTGCTTTCATGATCATTGGGAACTATTTGTTCAGCCTACTTGTTGTCTCGTACAATTTTACCGTCAAAGACGCTACTCGAGTTGCGCTTCTCTATCGGTTCTGCGCCATCGTCGTAGGGTCTCTTCTTGGCCCAATCGTCATCAAGGTCCGACGCCTCAAAGAAGTCATCTTGACAGGTATTGCGCTTTGGTTCGTTGGATTTGGACTTATCTACCACTTCCGAGGTGGCTCTGGCTCCAAATCTGGAGTCATCGGCGGAGAAGTCATCGTCGGCATTGGTGCTGGTCTTTTCTCATGGCCAACGCTTGTTCTTATCCAGACAGTCGCTCAACACGAGTACATTGGAGTCTTGATATCCCTCGTTTTCACTGCAAACGCAATTGGCCAGGCACTCGGTAGCTGTGTGTCGGGCGCGATGTGGACACAGACTCTGTacaaagagcttgagaagaacCTTGCGCCGTTTGGCAACGACACTTTGGCGTCAGCTGTCTATGCTTCACCTTTGACTGTTGTGCCGCAATATCGTTTAGGATCACCTGAGAGGGATGCAATTGGTGCGAGCTATCGCTACATTCAACGAAACTTGAGCATTGTCTCGCTATGCCTTGTTGTACCGATGCTTGTCCTTGGATTCTGTCTGCACAATCCCATACTCTcagatcaacaaactcaacTTGACGAGACCATGGAATCTCCAAAAGATCCGAAGCAGGATACTGGCAACCAAGCATAG